The Planctomycetota bacterium genomic interval CGCAGGTCATCGCCAGCGGCCCGTACCCGGTGCTGCGCAAGAGCGGTGATGCCGGCTGGCCCAAGAACAGCGAGCCGGTCACCAATGTCCTCGACGAATGGGAAGCCGACTCCGTCGAACTCATCGAGGGCACCGAGCCGATCGTCCGTGTGACCGGCAGCTACAACTACGCCGACGTCGAGTACCGCATGCACTTCGGCGGCGACGGCACGCTCACCGTCGAATGGCAGGCCACCTGGACCGAAGACCGCATCGTTGATCTCTTCCAGACCGGCGTGCTGTTCGAGACTACCGAAGGGTTCGAGACCGTCTCTTGGCGGCGTGATCGTGACCGCGCGCTGTGGACCGCGTACCCCGAGACCCACATCGGTCGACCCGTCGGCACCGCGACGCGGTACGGCGATACCTCCACCCTCGACGCCCGGCGTGCGTGGAAGAAAGATGACCGCAGCGATTGGCCGTGGAGCCAGGACCTGATCAACACCGACAACCCGGCCATCACGAGCACCAACGATTTCCGCGCCACCAAGTTCGGCATCCTCGCCGGCAGCTTGACCAACGCCGAAGGCGTCGCGCTGTCGGTCGATAGCAACGGCGATCAGAACTTCCAAGTCTTCCCGCTCGAATCCGGCGGCACCGCCTTCCAGGTCGGCAGCTTCCACAACGGCGGCACCGAACACCACTTGGTTAAGAGTGTCCGCAAGGACGTCTTGCAAACTAAACTGGGTTTGGTGATCACCGACAGCGTCGAACTTCGCTTGCGACCGAAGCCGGAGTAGTCACGCTTTGATACGCCGGTGTTTTGAACAAACGCCCGGCGGGTTCAGGTGAGCGGAGCCTTTCGGTTCTTGTCTCGCCGGAACTCGCCGGGCGTTGTGCCTGCGAACGAACGGAAGAGCCGGGCGAACGTCGCGCGGCTCGTGAAGCCGACCGCGTTCATGATCGACTTGATCGGCTCATCGGTCTGACGCAGACGCCGGCACGCCTCGCGCATTTTCAACTGCGTCGCATACTGCGCCGGCGGAATGCCGTACTGATGCTTGAACGCGCGGGTGAGATGCTCACGTGACACGTCGTGCATGTCGGCCAGTTCGGTGATGGAAAACGTGTAGCTGAGTTGGCCGCTGATGACCTTCTCGACCGCCGCGGCGAGTTGGGGGCGGGGGGCGCTGCGGATCGATGTCTCGGCGTTGACGGCCATGTGCAGGAGCAGTTCCTGCACCAACTGCATGCCCTCGGAACCCGTCATTCGCACGGTATGGGTGGGCTCGCGGGCCAACGCCAGCAGGCGTTTGACGAACAGGCCGTTGAGGTCGAAGCTGAAAATGCGTCCGTGACGCTTGGCAATACCACGCGCCGTCGCCAGTGCGGACCTGCCGGCGAAGATCAGGCCCATGTATTCCCACGGCCCGTTGTGCTTCACGTCGTAAGCGTCCCACACGTCGGTCTCGCCGATCTCGCGCAGGACGGCCATGCCGGGCTGCAAACGCACCGGTCGCATGTTTGCACCGCCACAACCGATCCCGCCGTGGCTCAGCGAGATCTTCACGACCGCGTGTCCGGGCATGGGGTCTTGCGGATTGGTTCGGCTGTCGCACTCTGGCCGATAGGCCAAACCACGCCCGACATAGAACGGCCGTGGCGCCATCGGGATCTGTCCCGAAAGCTGGAACCACGCGTCGTTGATCATTTCATAAAGCGGTCGCTCGGGCATGACGGCACCGGCAACGTATCACGAAATGACACATCTGGCGAGCCGCACATTCCGAACCGACTCAGAAAGACATCGCCGCCTTCAGCTTTTCGTAGCGCTCGTCGATTGCGATGCGGGTGGTGGCTTGCAAGCCGTCGAGGGAGAAGTCGCTGATGGTGTAGCTGGCGACGACAGTGCCGAAGGCGAGGGCGCGTTTGATCGTCGGAGCCGAGAGCGAGCGTTGCGTGGCGAGGTAGCCCATCATGCCTGCGGCGAAGCTGTCGCCGGCGCCGGTCGGGTCGATGACCTTGTCGGTCGGGTAGGCGGGGAGCGTGAAGGTCTGCATCTCCGTCGGCGTCGAGCCGTTCTGATCCGCCCACGCCATCAGGCAACCGTGCTCGCCTTTCTTGATCACGACG includes:
- a CDS encoding AraC family transcriptional regulator, whose product is MPERPLYEMINDAWFQLSGQIPMAPRPFYVGRGLAYRPECDSRTNPQDPMPGHAVVKISLSHGGIGCGGANMRPVRLQPGMAVLREIGETDVWDAYDVKHNGPWEYMGLIFAGRSALATARGIAKRHGRIFSFDLNGLFVKRLLALAREPTHTVRMTGSEGMQLVQELLLHMAVNAETSIRSAPRPQLAAAVEKVISGQLSYTFSITELADMHDVSREHLTRAFKHQYGIPPAQYATQLKMREACRRLRQTDEPIKSIMNAVGFTSRATFARLFRSFAGTTPGEFRRDKNRKAPLT